One part of the Phycisphaerae bacterium genome encodes these proteins:
- a CDS encoding nucleotidyltransferase domain-containing protein — protein sequence MLPLIDQHRAELTALCRRYHVARLDVFGSAATGEFDPARSDLDFLVEFRDLPAEQRFDTFFELQRALSELFGRPVDLVEADAPRNPYFLRRLNESRRPVYAA from the coding sequence ATGCTCCCGCTCATCGACCAACACCGCGCGGAACTGACGGCACTTTGCCGTCGCTATCACGTCGCGCGGCTTGATGTCTTCGGCTCCGCGGCTACCGGCGAATTCGATCCCGCGCGCAGCGACCTGGATTTTCTGGTCGAGTTTCGCGACCTGCCGGCCGAGCAGCGGTTCGACACCTTCTTCGAATTGCAACGCGCCCTGTCCGAGCTCTTCGGTCGGCCCGTCGATCTGGTCGAGGCGGATGCTCCACGCAACCCGTACTTTCTCCGCCGGTTGAACGAGAGCCGGAGGCCAGTGTATGCCGCATGA
- a CDS encoding HpcH/HpaI aldolase/citrate lyase family protein: MTNNDLIGRTAEAGRRGTDVRSDCWVKITPTASGGIQLQLKTKVEVMYGEATRQLVRDGLTHLGVPNATVEMEDAGALPWVQMARFEAAVRRLHPDGTTSVSAVPELLPEFVAGAQYPTERDRFRRSRLYLPGNEAKFMLNAGLHEPDGVILDLEDSVAPPMKDEARLMVRNALRSIDFKGAERMVRINQGERGLVDLDFIVPHNVHVILIPKVEDPEQVRQVDARVQQVQKKCGGTRPVYLMPIVESALGAIKAYEIATASKNTCALTIGLEDYTADIGTQRTNEGRESFWARCQVVNAARAAGVQPIDTVFSDVSDMDGLRASVLEAKSLGFDGKGCIHPRQIRVIHEAFAPAPAELEKAQKIVAAFKEAEEKGLGVVSLGSKMIDPPVVKRALRTVRLAEALGLVK; this comes from the coding sequence ATGACGAACAACGACCTGATCGGCCGCACCGCCGAAGCCGGCCGGCGCGGCACGGATGTCCGTTCCGATTGCTGGGTGAAGATCACGCCGACCGCGTCCGGCGGTATCCAGTTGCAGCTCAAGACCAAGGTCGAGGTGATGTACGGCGAGGCCACGCGCCAGCTCGTCCGCGACGGACTGACGCACCTCGGCGTGCCCAACGCCACCGTCGAGATGGAAGACGCCGGCGCGCTGCCGTGGGTGCAGATGGCCCGGTTCGAAGCGGCAGTCCGGCGATTGCATCCCGACGGCACGACGTCGGTGTCGGCCGTGCCCGAACTGCTCCCGGAGTTCGTCGCCGGCGCGCAGTATCCAACCGAACGCGACCGCTTCCGCCGTTCGCGGCTGTATCTGCCCGGCAACGAGGCGAAGTTCATGCTCAACGCCGGCCTGCACGAGCCGGACGGCGTGATCCTGGACCTGGAGGACAGCGTTGCGCCGCCGATGAAGGACGAGGCGCGGCTCATGGTGCGCAACGCGCTGCGCAGCATTGACTTCAAGGGCGCGGAGCGCATGGTGCGGATCAACCAGGGCGAGCGCGGGCTGGTCGATCTCGACTTCATCGTGCCGCACAACGTGCACGTGATCCTGATTCCAAAGGTCGAGGACCCCGAGCAGGTGCGGCAGGTCGACGCGCGCGTCCAGCAGGTCCAGAAGAAGTGCGGTGGCACGCGGCCGGTGTATCTCATGCCGATCGTCGAAAGCGCGCTTGGGGCGATCAAGGCGTACGAGATCGCGACGGCGTCGAAGAACACCTGCGCGCTGACCATCGGCCTGGAGGACTACACCGCCGACATCGGCACGCAGCGGACCAACGAAGGGCGCGAGAGCTTCTGGGCCCGCTGCCAGGTGGTGAACGCGGCCCGCGCCGCCGGCGTGCAGCCGATCGACACGGTCTTCTCCGACGTGAGCGACATGGACGGCCTGCGCGCCAGCGTGCTGGAGGCGAAGTCGCTCGGCTTCGACGGCAAGGGCTGCATCCACCCGCGGCAGATCCGCGTCATCCACGAGGCCTTCGCCCCTGCGCCCGCGGAGCTGGAAAAGGCCCAGAAGATCGTGGCGGCGTTCAAGGAAGCGGAAGAGAAGGGCCTCGGCGTCGTCTCGCTCGGCAGCAAGATGATCGACCCGCCGGTGGTCAAGCGGGCGTTGCGGACAGTAAGGCTGGCGGAGGCGCTGGGGCTGGTGAAGTAG
- a CDS encoding GNAT family N-acetyltransferase, which yields MELMAAHVPELIPTVRELFREYADWLKVDLCFQGFEQELAGLPGAYAPPRGRLLLAREVEAWAGCVALRPFAEGDAPASDPAGICEMKRLYVRPAFRRRGLGRMLAIAVIDAARQMGYTHMRLDTFSYMTAAIELYRGLGFVDVAPYRYNPHAAATYLELDLQTPHSPPRH from the coding sequence ATGGAACTGATGGCCGCACACGTGCCGGAGCTCATCCCCACCGTCCGCGAGCTCTTTCGCGAATACGCGGACTGGCTGAAGGTCGATCTTTGCTTTCAGGGTTTCGAGCAGGAACTCGCCGGCTTGCCGGGGGCGTACGCACCGCCGCGTGGGCGTTTGCTCCTCGCGCGCGAAGTAGAGGCCTGGGCTGGGTGCGTAGCGTTGCGGCCATTCGCGGAAGGTGACGCGCCGGCGTCCGACCCCGCCGGCATCTGCGAGATGAAGCGCCTCTACGTCCGGCCGGCGTTTCGTCGTCGCGGCCTCGGCCGGATGCTTGCGATCGCGGTGATCGACGCCGCGCGGCAGATGGGCTACACGCACATGCGACTCGACACATTCTCCTACATGACCGCGGCGATCGAGCTGTACCGCGGCCTCGGCTTCGTCGATGTGGCGCCGTACCGTTATAACCCGCACGCCGCCGCGACGTATCTGGAACTGGACCTCCAAACTCCGCATTCACCACCAAGACACTGA
- a CDS encoding DUF3788 family protein, producing MDEPIFGDKSHRPNDADLAQALGRTKRYWDALIVAAQEAAPSATATWKHYGGKSGWTFVVRGKRSNVIYMRPLARHFIAAFAFGAAAVEAALQSDLPAPIIELIRTAPQYTEGRAVRIAVQTAADAAIVKRLLTIKVKN from the coding sequence ATGGACGAGCCGATCTTCGGGGACAAGTCTCACCGGCCGAACGACGCCGATCTCGCGCAAGCGCTGGGACGCACCAAGCGCTACTGGGACGCGTTGATCGTCGCTGCGCAAGAAGCCGCGCCGAGCGCGACCGCAACCTGGAAGCACTACGGCGGTAAGAGCGGCTGGACGTTCGTCGTGCGCGGCAAGCGCAGCAATGTAATCTACATGCGCCCGCTCGCGCGACACTTCATCGCGGCGTTTGCCTTTGGCGCGGCCGCGGTTGAGGCCGCGCTGCAATCGGACCTGCCCGCGCCAATCATCGAGCTGATTCGCACCGCTCCGCAGTATACCGAAGGACGCGCCGTGCGCATCGCCGTGCAGACCGCCGCCGACGCCGCAATTGTAAAGCGGCTCTTGACAATCAAAGTGAAGAACTGA
- a CDS encoding formamidopyrimidine-DNA glycosylase, with the protein MPELPDILAYLDALRPRVVGQTLTQVRILSPFFVRTFEPPVESLAGQVVHDLRRLGKRVVLCCGEGAHDPVFAVLHLMIAGRLRWLAAGAKPPGKIVLALFDFPTGTLAITEASGKKRASLHVVRGETALAALDPGGIDVLNADTEAFAAALRRENHTLKRALSDPRTFSGIGNAYSDEILHAARLSPLTLTSKLSDAEIARLHAATRATLQHWIEVLRAQFADRFPGPGEITAFRPEFAVHGKFGQPCAVCGVAVQRIRYAENETNYCPGCQTGGRVLADRSLSRLLRDDWPRTVEEL; encoded by the coding sequence ATGCCGGAGCTGCCGGACATCCTGGCGTACCTGGACGCGCTGCGGCCGCGCGTCGTCGGGCAGACGCTGACGCAAGTACGCATCCTCAGCCCGTTCTTCGTTCGGACGTTCGAGCCGCCCGTTGAGTCGTTGGCGGGCCAAGTCGTCCACGATCTTCGCCGGCTTGGCAAACGCGTTGTGCTGTGCTGCGGCGAGGGCGCGCATGATCCGGTCTTCGCCGTCCTGCATCTGATGATCGCCGGCCGCCTGCGCTGGCTGGCCGCGGGCGCAAAGCCGCCGGGGAAGATCGTGCTCGCACTGTTCGACTTTCCAACCGGAACGCTGGCGATCACCGAAGCCAGCGGCAAGAAGCGGGCGTCGCTGCACGTCGTGCGCGGGGAAACCGCGCTTGCCGCGCTGGACCCCGGCGGCATCGACGTGCTCAACGCCGACACGGAGGCTTTCGCCGCCGCATTACGCCGCGAGAATCACACGCTCAAGCGTGCCCTGTCCGATCCGCGCACGTTCTCGGGCATCGGCAATGCGTACTCCGATGAGATTCTCCACGCCGCGCGACTGTCGCCGCTGACCCTGACCAGCAAGCTCAGTGACGCGGAGATCGCCCGGTTGCACGCGGCGACGCGCGCTACGCTGCAACACTGGATCGAAGTCCTGCGCGCGCAGTTCGCCGATCGCTTTCCGGGGCCGGGCGAGATCACCGCGTTTCGGCCGGAGTTCGCGGTGCACGGCAAGTTCGGGCAGCCGTGCGCGGTGTGCGGCGTCGCCGTGCAGCGCATCCGATATGCGGAGAACGAGACGAATTACTGCCCCGGCTGCCAGACTGGCGGACGCGTGCTGGCGGACCGGTCGCTCTCGCGGCTGCTGCGCGATGATTGGCCGCGGACGGTGGAGGAGTTGTAG
- a CDS encoding isoaspartyl peptidase/L-asparaginase has translation MGVRHVVRSHDPWAKLTLMSALLLSTWKFGTIANAAGWPLLHAGGIALDAVVAGATAVEDDESVDCVGVGGTPDASGEVTLDACVMTAPNRCGAVADIRRYANPTALARCVMERTPHVMLVGRGAELFAARQGFTPRALLTDAALQRWREWQQKTAPDSGAVCRGCTPPGDFSTSSHDTVSLLACDRAGHLAGACSTSGMAFKLPGRVGDSPIIGHGLYVDQQAGAAAATGNGELIMGVCGSFLCVELMRQGASPLDACIAVLRRIAERFDVPPDWQAAFIALAPAARGGAWASAALRPGFVHVISDDAGTRTESPPFVLFPQA, from the coding sequence ATGGGCGTACGCCATGTCGTGCGTAGCCACGATCCGTGGGCTAAACTCACGCTCATGAGCGCGTTACTGCTTTCGACCTGGAAGTTCGGTACGATCGCGAATGCGGCGGGGTGGCCGCTGTTGCACGCGGGCGGGATCGCCCTCGACGCCGTGGTGGCCGGTGCCACCGCGGTCGAGGACGATGAGAGCGTCGATTGCGTCGGCGTCGGCGGCACGCCGGACGCGAGCGGCGAAGTCACGCTGGATGCGTGCGTGATGACCGCCCCGAATCGCTGCGGGGCCGTCGCGGATATCCGCCGCTACGCGAATCCGACCGCGCTGGCGCGGTGCGTGATGGAGCGCACGCCGCATGTCATGCTGGTCGGGCGGGGCGCCGAGCTGTTCGCTGCGCGCCAGGGTTTCACACCGCGCGCGTTGCTCACGGACGCCGCGCTGCAGCGCTGGCGCGAGTGGCAGCAGAAGACCGCACCCGACAGTGGTGCCGTCTGCCGCGGTTGCACGCCGCCAGGTGACTTTTCGACATCCAGCCACGACACCGTCAGCCTGCTCGCGTGCGATCGCGCCGGGCATCTGGCGGGCGCCTGCTCGACGAGCGGCATGGCGTTCAAGCTGCCTGGGCGCGTCGGCGATTCGCCGATCATTGGGCACGGGCTGTACGTGGATCAACAGGCGGGCGCGGCCGCGGCGACCGGTAATGGCGAGCTGATCATGGGTGTCTGCGGCTCGTTCCTCTGCGTCGAGTTGATGCGGCAGGGGGCCAGCCCGTTGGATGCCTGCATCGCCGTGCTACGCCGGATCGCGGAGCGCTTCGACGTGCCGCCGGACTGGCAGGCGGCGTTCATCGCGCTGGCGCCTGCGGCGCGGGGCGGCGCGTGGGCGAGCGCGGCGTTACGGCCGGGTTTCGTGCACGTTATTTCAGACGACGCCGGCACGCGTACCGAGTCGCCGCCGTTCGTGCTGTTCCCGCAAGCGTAG
- a CDS encoding site-2 protease family protein yields the protein MSAELSGLMENLSVNESMLQWLLNSYLFIKVLIGFSIIIFVHELGHFAAAKWMGVRVDRFALGFFYRVCGYRRGEGFTFGRRPTYKPEELTARGFGETDYCINALPFGGYVKMLGEDDIVVNEETGEVKPSADPRAFTNKSVGRRMVVVSAGVICNMLFAVLVYAAIFLFLGARKFAPVVGVVDMGGAAASANVQAGDRFTEIDGAPIESLDDLGMAAAVAKAPLRVRVERNGVLLDKEITVAAGARAGSLTELLGISPVYTTTVNRELRALSDPRGLQTGDRITRVNEWPVATLYELIVAVERCGGRPLEFTIERPDPRQPGQSQTLTLVQHASLVLGPASDELAAQPAADTRHLLGLLRRSRVESVEPGGPAAAAGFKVGDVVAQWGNIANPLLGDITASNEKSVDTPIPVVVERDGQPVSLTVTPRRPFSLFGTRAARVGVGFGGEEDRPVVADVVADTPAAELGLPRGAELCAVDEQPVHTWAAAFEVLRAAAGRMVTVRSRAGTEELVGRMQVPSSIVNELQLPPSAQIKAINGETKVRLESGREVALPATRAVQELLRRNVGNTVTVTWLSSFLDARQETSTFTVRADNTDPWQMRGQYRFDPEILRCFEPSMVVVTAHGNPLAALQMGVQQTGRVLWSVYAVLRSMLSPRGRVGVQDVSGPLGIVRVAMQHAEASMGDLLSFMAYISVNLAVINFIPLPVVDGGVMMFLLLEKIRRKPMNLKVQVVTTLVGLGLIVLAFVLVTFQDVVKWMSGTL from the coding sequence TTGTCTGCGGAGCTGAGCGGCCTGATGGAAAACCTGAGCGTGAATGAGAGTATGCTGCAGTGGCTGCTCAACAGCTACCTGTTCATCAAGGTGCTGATCGGCTTCTCGATCATCATCTTCGTGCACGAGCTGGGGCACTTCGCGGCGGCCAAGTGGATGGGGGTGCGCGTCGACCGCTTCGCGCTCGGGTTCTTCTACCGCGTGTGCGGCTATCGGCGCGGCGAGGGTTTCACGTTCGGGCGGCGGCCGACGTACAAGCCGGAGGAGTTGACGGCGCGTGGCTTCGGCGAAACGGATTACTGCATCAACGCGCTGCCCTTCGGCGGCTACGTGAAGATGCTCGGCGAGGACGACATCGTCGTGAACGAGGAGACCGGCGAGGTCAAGCCGAGTGCGGACCCGCGGGCGTTCACGAACAAGTCGGTCGGTCGGCGGATGGTCGTCGTGTCGGCCGGCGTCATCTGCAACATGCTGTTCGCGGTCCTCGTGTATGCGGCGATCTTCCTGTTTCTGGGAGCGCGGAAGTTTGCGCCGGTCGTGGGGGTCGTGGACATGGGCGGGGCCGCGGCGAGCGCCAACGTGCAGGCCGGCGATCGCTTCACGGAGATTGACGGCGCGCCGATCGAGTCGCTCGATGATCTGGGCATGGCGGCCGCCGTGGCCAAGGCTCCGCTGCGCGTCCGGGTGGAGCGGAACGGGGTCCTGCTGGACAAGGAGATTACGGTCGCGGCCGGCGCACGCGCCGGCAGCTTGACGGAGCTGCTGGGCATCTCGCCGGTGTACACGACGACTGTGAATCGAGAGCTTCGCGCGCTGTCCGACCCGCGGGGTCTGCAGACCGGTGATCGCATCACGCGCGTGAACGAATGGCCGGTCGCGACCCTGTACGAACTGATCGTGGCGGTCGAGCGTTGCGGCGGGCGGCCGCTGGAGTTCACGATCGAGCGGCCCGATCCGCGGCAGCCTGGCCAGTCGCAGACGTTGACGCTCGTGCAGCACGCGTCGCTGGTGCTGGGGCCCGCGAGCGACGAGCTGGCGGCGCAGCCGGCCGCGGACACCCGGCACCTGTTGGGGTTGCTGCGGCGCTCGCGCGTTGAGAGCGTCGAGCCGGGTGGACCGGCGGCGGCGGCCGGGTTCAAAGTGGGTGATGTGGTCGCTCAATGGGGTAACATCGCCAATCCGCTGCTCGGGGACATCACGGCCAGCAACGAGAAGAGTGTGGACACGCCCATACCCGTGGTGGTGGAGCGTGACGGGCAGCCGGTGTCGCTGACGGTGACGCCGCGCCGGCCGTTCAGCCTGTTCGGCACGCGCGCGGCGCGGGTGGGGGTGGGGTTCGGTGGTGAGGAAGATCGGCCGGTTGTGGCCGACGTGGTTGCGGACACGCCGGCGGCGGAATTGGGGTTGCCGCGCGGGGCGGAGTTGTGCGCAGTGGACGAGCAGCCGGTGCACACCTGGGCTGCAGCGTTTGAGGTGCTGCGGGCGGCGGCCGGGCGGATGGTGACAGTTCGCTCGCGCGCTGGCACCGAGGAGCTTGTCGGTCGCATGCAGGTGCCCAGCAGCATTGTGAATGAGCTGCAACTGCCGCCTTCCGCGCAGATCAAGGCCATCAACGGCGAAACCAAGGTGCGGCTCGAATCGGGCCGCGAGGTGGCGTTGCCGGCGACGCGGGCGGTCCAGGAGCTGCTCCGGCGGAATGTCGGGAACACGGTGACGGTGACCTGGCTGTCGAGCTTTTTGGACGCTAGGCAGGAGACGAGCACGTTTACGGTGCGCGCCGACAACACGGATCCGTGGCAGATGCGTGGGCAATATCGGTTTGACCCGGAAATCCTGCGGTGTTTCGAACCCAGCATGGTAGTAGTGACGGCCCACGGCAATCCGCTGGCGGCGCTGCAGATGGGCGTGCAGCAGACGGGACGCGTCCTGTGGAGCGTCTACGCCGTTCTGCGCAGCATGCTGTCGCCGCGCGGCCGCGTGGGTGTGCAGGACGTCTCCGGGCCGCTCGGCATTGTGCGCGTCGCCATGCAGCATGCCGAAGCCAGCATGGGCGATCTCTTGTCCTTCATGGCGTACATCTCGGTCAACCTGGCGGTGATCAACTTCATCCCGCTGCCGGTCGTTGACGGCGGCGTGATGATGTTTCTGCTGCTGGAGAAGATTCGCCGCAAGCCGATGAACCTGAAGGTCCAGGTGGTCACGACGCTGGTTGGGCTGGGGCTGATCGTGCTGGCGTTCGTGCTGGTGACGTTCCAGGACGTGGTGAAATGGATGAGCGGGACGCTGTAG
- a CDS encoding 1-deoxy-D-xylulose-5-phosphate reductoisomerase, with the protein MPKRVIILGSTGSIGRSALEVAAALGDELRVVGLAARHNWQPLAAQAGRFGVADLAIADEACYDDLRRAAPAGARVRAGTAGLVELVEALDADFVLAAIVGAAGLPATLAAVERGLDVGLANKESLVVAGSLLMPLAAERGGALIPVDSEHSAIFQALHAGHREDVRRIHLTASGGPFRQWSPERIAQATLADALNHPTWSMGPKITIDSATMMNKALEIIEAHWLFGLSADQINVLIHPESIVHSMVEFQDGSIIAQLGTPDMKTPIQYALTYPRRMTGIAEPLDWSQARCLHFEPPDWARFPALELGYAAARDGGAAGAVLNAANEVAVERFRAGEIPFGEIAAVTGEVCRRHRPVARPALTDLLACDAWAREEVKRCLRS; encoded by the coding sequence ATGCCCAAGCGGGTAATCATTCTGGGTTCGACGGGGTCGATTGGCCGCTCGGCGCTCGAGGTGGCTGCGGCGCTGGGGGATGAGCTGCGCGTGGTGGGCCTGGCGGCACGCCACAACTGGCAGCCGCTCGCGGCCCAGGCCGGGCGGTTCGGCGTGGCCGACCTGGCGATCGCCGACGAGGCTTGCTACGACGACCTGCGGCGGGCCGCACCGGCCGGAGCGCGGGTGCGCGCCGGGACCGCGGGACTGGTCGAACTGGTTGAAGCGCTGGACGCCGACTTCGTGCTGGCCGCCATCGTGGGCGCCGCGGGCCTGCCGGCGACGCTGGCGGCGGTGGAGCGCGGCCTGGACGTCGGGTTGGCCAACAAAGAATCGCTCGTGGTGGCGGGATCGTTGCTGATGCCGTTGGCCGCGGAGCGCGGCGGCGCGTTGATCCCGGTTGATAGCGAGCATTCCGCGATCTTCCAGGCGCTGCACGCCGGCCACCGCGAGGACGTCCGACGCATCCATCTCACGGCATCCGGCGGGCCGTTCCGGCAGTGGTCGCCGGAAAGGATCGCGCAGGCGACGTTGGCGGACGCGCTCAACCACCCGACGTGGTCGATGGGTCCGAAGATCACGATCGACAGCGCTACAATGATGAACAAGGCGCTGGAGATCATCGAGGCGCACTGGCTATTTGGGTTGTCGGCGGACCAGATTAACGTGCTGATCCACCCCGAATCGATCGTGCATTCGATGGTGGAGTTTCAGGACGGGTCGATCATTGCCCAACTGGGCACGCCGGACATGAAAACGCCGATCCAGTACGCGCTGACGTACCCCCGGCGTATGACCGGGATCGCCGAGCCGCTCGACTGGAGCCAGGCGCGCTGTCTGCACTTTGAGCCGCCGGACTGGGCGCGGTTTCCGGCGCTCGAGCTGGGTTACGCGGCGGCGCGGGATGGTGGTGCGGCCGGAGCGGTGCTGAACGCTGCAAACGAGGTGGCGGTGGAGCGGTTCCGGGCGGGTGAAATCCCGTTCGGGGAGATTGCCGCGGTGACGGGCGAAGTCTGCCGGCGGCATCGACCGGTGGCGCGGCCGGCGCTGACGGACCTGTTGGCGTGTGACGCCTGGGCGCGTGAAGAAGTGAAACGTTGTCTGCGGAGCTGA
- a CDS encoding polysaccharide biosynthesis protein, which produces MHRDEEKLAQGAWLEWLGRHRVPVSVTAHLVLFACAWFLAFGLAYNFKQSPTLSRPLLWIKSLFIEVPPFEPGVFDWLTDFCLPLLVPVLAIKLTVFVLFGLHRAAWRYVSLRDVFAIARGAWWSFFGIFILYYGLQNASSLGLPIQPFGEKFPDSVFVLDFAGTIALVCGGRLAVRLYHEEVRPATEGVMPKLLIVGAGDAGENVVREILRMPVARYRVVGFVDDDETKAGTSIHGYEVLGPIRNIKAICDEYAVDEILIAIPSATRARLRSVVELCQGTNLRFKTLPALTDLIAGRASVKEIRDVDINDLLGRVPVKLDDDEIAKFIRGRVVVVTGAGGSIGSEMCRQIARFEPRRLVLIERSEPGLFPIDQELRRQFQRTDIVPYIADVGDRARIRHVFATERPSAVFHAAAHKHVPMMEHNPGEAIKNNVRGTRTVADAATEYGCEKFVMISTDKAVNPTSIMGCSKRVAEMYIQGLDARSETQFVTVRFGNVLGSSGSVIPIFKEQIARGGPVTVTHPEMVRYFMTIPEAAQLVLQAASMGQGGEIFVLDMGEQVKIVDLARQMITLSGFRPDVDIKIAFCGMRPGEKLYEELAIDGEGVSRTAHPKIGIWQNIPTDWDTLVRDIDRLVADADTLSREEARQRLKEIVPAFHLEPPPPRIENERANGLFANADVKAASA; this is translated from the coding sequence ATGCACAGGGATGAGGAGAAGCTGGCGCAGGGGGCCTGGCTCGAGTGGCTGGGGCGACACCGCGTGCCGGTGAGTGTCACCGCGCACCTGGTTCTGTTTGCGTGCGCCTGGTTCCTGGCGTTCGGCCTGGCGTACAACTTCAAGCAGTCGCCCACGCTGTCACGGCCACTGCTGTGGATCAAGTCGCTGTTCATCGAGGTTCCGCCCTTCGAGCCGGGGGTGTTCGACTGGCTGACGGATTTCTGCCTGCCGCTGCTGGTGCCGGTGCTGGCGATCAAGCTGACGGTGTTCGTGCTGTTCGGGCTGCACCGGGCCGCATGGCGGTATGTCAGCCTGCGCGACGTGTTCGCGATTGCGCGCGGGGCCTGGTGGAGCTTCTTCGGCATTTTCATCCTGTACTATGGGCTGCAGAACGCGAGCTCGCTCGGGTTGCCGATTCAGCCCTTCGGCGAGAAATTCCCGGATTCGGTGTTCGTGCTGGATTTCGCGGGGACGATCGCGCTGGTCTGCGGCGGGCGGCTGGCGGTGCGGCTGTATCACGAGGAGGTGCGGCCGGCCACGGAGGGCGTGATGCCCAAGCTGCTGATCGTGGGCGCGGGCGACGCGGGTGAGAACGTGGTGCGCGAAATCCTGCGGATGCCGGTCGCGCGTTACCGCGTCGTGGGCTTCGTGGACGACGACGAGACCAAGGCGGGAACGTCGATCCACGGGTACGAGGTGCTCGGGCCGATCCGGAACATCAAGGCGATCTGCGACGAGTACGCGGTGGACGAAATCCTCATCGCGATTCCGTCCGCGACGCGCGCGCGGCTGCGCAGCGTGGTCGAGTTGTGCCAGGGTACGAACCTGCGGTTCAAGACGTTGCCGGCGCTGACCGACCTGATCGCGGGCCGGGCCTCGGTGAAGGAAATCCGCGACGTTGACATCAACGACTTGCTGGGGCGGGTGCCGGTCAAGCTGGACGACGATGAGATCGCCAAGTTCATCCGCGGCCGCGTGGTGGTGGTGACCGGCGCGGGCGGGTCGATCGGGTCCGAGATGTGCCGGCAGATAGCGCGGTTCGAGCCGCGGCGGCTGGTGCTGATCGAGCGGTCGGAGCCGGGGTTGTTCCCGATCGACCAGGAGCTGCGGCGCCAGTTTCAGCGCACGGACATAGTGCCGTACATCGCGGACGTCGGCGACCGGGCCCGCATACGGCACGTCTTTGCCACCGAGCGCCCGAGCGCGGTGTTCCACGCGGCCGCGCACAAGCACGTTCCGATGATGGAACACAACCCGGGCGAGGCGATCAAGAACAACGTGCGCGGCACGCGCACCGTGGCCGATGCCGCGACGGAGTATGGCTGCGAGAAGTTCGTGATGATCTCCACGGACAAGGCAGTCAACCCGACGAGCATCATGGGCTGCTCGAAACGCGTGGCCGAGATGTACATCCAGGGGCTGGACGCGCGCTCCGAGACGCAGTTCGTCACCGTGCGGTTCGGCAACGTGCTGGGCAGCAGCGGCAGCGTGATTCCGATCTTCAAGGAGCAGATCGCGCGCGGCGGCCCGGTGACCGTGACGCACCCGGAAATGGTGCGCTACTTCATGACCATCCCGGAGGCCGCGCAGCTCGTGTTGCAGGCGGCATCGATGGGCCAGGGCGGCGAGATCTTCGTGCTCGACATGGGCGAGCAGGTCAAGATCGTCGATCTCGCGCGGCAGATGATCACGCTGTCCGGCTTCCGTCCGGACGTGGACATCAAGATCGCGTTCTGCGGCATGCGCCCGGGTGAGAAGCTCTACGAGGAACTGGCGATCGACGGCGAGGGCGTGTCGCGCACGGCGCACCCCAAGATCGGCATCTGGCAGAACATCCCCACGGACTGGGACACACTCGTCCGGGACATCGACCGGCTAGTGGCGGATGCGGACACGCTCTCGCGCGAGGAAGCGCGACAGCGGCTGAAGGAGATCGTGCCGGCCTTCCACCTGGAACCGCCGCCGCCCCGGATCGAGAACGAGCGTGCCAACGGGTTGTTTGCGAACGCGGATGTGAAGGCGGCCTCGGCCTAG